The proteins below are encoded in one region of Oncorhynchus masou masou isolate Uvic2021 chromosome 15, UVic_Omas_1.1, whole genome shotgun sequence:
- the LOC135555109 gene encoding regulator of G-protein signaling 5-like, with product MCKGLALSSTCLERAKELKSRMVNFLQKSNWSLSSCKIGKTRPTLEECMRWKESFEKLLSNKHGLIAFTDFLVSEFSEENIAFYFACEDFRSTKSAAKLAAKAKRIYDEFICTDAPREVNIDHETRDITRANLKDPSTSCFDMAQHRIYLLMAKDCYPRFLRSPAYKDHISQLCAKCTSTSKKA from the exons ATGTGCAAAGGACTAGCTCTGTCTTCCACCTGCCTAGAAAG GGCCAAGGAACTGAAATCAAGAATGGTCAACTTTCTGCAAAAATCAAACTGGAGTCTATCAAGCTGCAAAATAGGCAAAACTAGACCTACTCTGGAAGAATGCATGAGGTGGAAAGAGTCTTTTGAAAAGCTGCTGTCCAATAAAC atGGACTGATAGCCTTCACAGATTTCCTGGTGTCAGAGTTCAGTGAGGAAAACATTGCGTTCTACTTTGCCTGTGAGGACTTCAGGAGCACTAAGTCTGCAGCCAAGCTGGCCGCCAAAGCCAAGAGAATCTATGATGAGTTCATTTGCACCGACGCCCCCCGAGAG GTGAACATTGACCACGAGACTCGTGACATCACCAGGGCCAACCTGAAAGATCCATCTACGTCCTGTTTCGACATGGCCCAGCACAGGATCTATCTTCTCATGGCAAAGGACTGCTACCCTCGCTTCCTCCGTTCCCCAGCTTACAAAGACCATATCAGCCAGCTCTGTGCCAAGTGCACATCCACCTCCAAGAAGGCGTAA